A window from Kluyveromyces lactis strain NRRL Y-1140 chromosome E complete sequence encodes these proteins:
- the PEX11 gene encoding Pex11p (similar to uniprot|Q12462 Saccharomyces cerevisiae YOL147C PEX11 Peroxisomal membrane protein required for peroxisome proliferation and medium-chain fatty acid oxidation most abundant protein in the peroxisomal membrane regulated by Adr1p and Pip2p-Oaf1p promoter contains ORE and UAS1-like elements), producing MVLDTVIYHPTLTKFISLLNKTAGREKILRLLQYLVRFLAVQYRSGLNRQLQSEFTSVRKILRFFKPLNHIQDAAKLYDNKIAPDQWVRWLSIIKNVGYVGYLTLDQINLLRILKLIPATPITAKKVPRYTNWFWFVALIAGLITDVRKLYTSQRKIEASLSSKGNAPTEKASSEKLTAYYNERFAAFRRLIWDSIDTFIVLNNLQFLRNDESSVALAGVATSVFGLQDVWKTA from the coding sequence atgGTTTTAGACACAGTTATTTATCATCCTACGTTGACCAAAttcatttctttgttgaataaaacAGCCGGCAGagaaaagatcttgagATTGCTACAGTACTTGGTTAGATTCCTTGCCGTTCAATACAGATCTGGTTTGAATAGACAGTTACAATCTGAATTCACGTCTGTCAGAAAGATTTTGAGATTCTTCAAGCCATTGAATCATATCCAGGACGCAGCCAAATTATACGATAACAAGATTGCTCCAGATCAATGGGTTAGATGGTTGTCCATAATCAAAAATGTGGGTTATGTTGGGTATTTAACTTTGGATCAAATTAACTTGTTGCGCATCCTAAAGTTAATCCCAGCTACTCCTATTACTGCCAAGAAAGTTCCTCGTTACACAAACTGGTTTTGGTTCGTTGCGTTGATCGCTGGTTTGATCACCGATGTCCGTAAGTTGTACACttctcaaagaaagatcGAAGCCTCTTTGAGTTCTAAGGGCAATGCACCAACCGAAAAGGCTAGTTCTGAAAAGTTGACCGCTTACTACAATGAGAGATTCGCCGCATTCAGAAGACTAATCTGGGATTCTATCGATACTTTCATTGTCTTAAATAACTTGCAATTCTTGCGTAATGACGAATCAAGTGTCGCCCTGGCTGGTGTCGCTACATCCGTCTTTGGTCTACAAGATGTCTGGAAGACTGCTTAA
- the NOP8 gene encoding Nop8p (similar to uniprot|Q08287 Saccharomyces cerevisiae YOL144W NOP8 Nucleolar protein required for 60S ribosomal subunit biogenesis): MITKRVYVGSVTSNQDDCFAELYARFLKFGKVVDESKSFEQHDAFGYLNMEFEDASQFEKMKSSFNRVKFKGNTLRVAEAKPDWKTRWEIDHKDEEREHKKRKQMAKQEWEHYKKLENINKSWIDRKEVISGRERTSRRSAFKLRNITFRVNVNGKLKVYKCYKTKLWGYEKNKNVRDLVYRFSNNYWRNGPDHIVDKLDYSRCKSVSFRNISGDSLTLSRETSNEKVDTDDLTETEKEKNNLVLSSLLDNFDFDKPLAVEEVTAEEEEENAGADYEYEGLYRESDSKPLFSSSISKEIPRVKEGEFSKTENTTATSYVEDEEADKEQDMDSEEDEFIPTFGATPQVPDNSTENTTNPTEVLRDLLNPLEPTSFKLIEESDEDIDHQRDVQEEQVALPIPEVIIPQKSNNPLFFLHKDSPFLVGQTKIAKIKPPIALDEKFKTWEETFWNSRSSWTKEMKQRKRDVVRQIKKRRDKYHGNTVLI; the protein is encoded by the coding sequence ATGATTACAAAACGGGTCTATGTTGGTTCTGTGACCAGTAATCAGGATGATTGTTTTGCAGAATTGTATGCCAGATTTCTGAAATTTGGTAAAGTAGTTGATGAATCGAAATCGTTCGAACAACATGATGCCTTCGGGTACCTTAACATGGAGTTTGAGGACGCTTCACAGTTTGAGAAGATGAAGTCTAGTTTTAACAGGGTTAAATTCAAAGGAAATACTCTTCGAGTAGCCGAGGCGAAACCAGATTGGAAAACACGTTGGGAAATTGACCATAAGGACGAGGAACGGGAGCAtaagaaaaggaaacagatGGCAAAACAGGAATGGGAGCATTATAAGAAGCTGGAGAATATAAACAAATCGTGGATAGATAGGAAAGAAGTAATATCCGGGAGAGAAAGAACATCTCGTAGATCTGCATTCAAACTGCGTAATATCACTTTCAGAGTCAATGTCAATGGAAAGCTTAAAGTATACAAATGCTATAAGACTAAACTTTGGGGGTATgagaagaacaagaacgTTAGAGATTTGGTCTATAGGTTTTCCAATAATTATTGGAGAAATGGCCCGGACCACATAGTCGATAAATTAGACTATTCTAGATGCAAATCCGTATCATTCAGAAACATATCCGGAGACAGTCTAACATTATCGCGTGAAACAAGCAACGAGAAAGTCGATACTGATGATTTAACAGAGAcggaaaaggaaaagaatAATTTGGTACTATCGTCGTTGTTAGACAACTTTGATTTCGATAAACCGCTAGCCGTTGAAGAAGTGacagcagaagaagaagaagagaatgCTGGTGCAGATTATGAGTATGAAGGTCTATACAGGGAATCTGACAGCAAACCGTTGTTTTCTTCGAGtatctcaaaagaaattccaCGGGTCAAAGAGGGTGAGTTTTCTAAAACGGAGAATACAACAGCAACGTCATATgtagaagatgaagaagctgaCAAGGAACAAGACATGGACAGCGAGGAGGATGAATTTATTCCAACCTTTGGCGCTACTCCACAAGTGCCAGATAATTCAACTGAAAATACTACGAATCCTACTGAAGTTCTCAGAGATTTATTGAATCCCCTTGAACCTACATCATTCAAGTTGATTGAGGAATCCGACGAAGACATTGATCATCAGAGAGATGTACAGGAGGAACAAGTGGCATTACCAATACCTGAAGTTATTATTCCACAGAAATCGAATAACCCACTGTTTTTTCTACACAAGGATTCTCCGTTTTTGGTGGGTCAGACTAAGATTGCGAAAATAAAGCCACCTATTGCATTAgatgaaaagttcaaaacCTGGGAAGAAACGTTCTGGAATAGCAGAAGTAGTTGGACTAAAGAGATGAAACAAAGGAAGAGAGATGTAGTGAGACaaatcaaaaaaagaagGGACAAATATCACGGAAATACCGTACTAATCTAA
- the RIB4 gene encoding lumazine synthase RIB4 (highly similar to uniprot|P50861 Saccharomyces cerevisiae YOL143C RIB4 Lumazine synthase (6 7-dimethyl-8-ribityllumazine synthase also known as DMRL synthase) catalyzes synthesis of immediate precursor to riboflavin) produces the protein MAVKGLGQLDQVYDGSNLRIGIVYARWNRTIIDALVEGAIKRLQSLGVKEENIILESVPGSFELPWGVERFVQKEFEKGHRLDAVIPIGVLIKGSTMHFEYISDSTTNAIMSLSSKLNTPVIFGLLTCLTEEQALARAGIDEGKTMHNHGEDWGAAAVEMAVKFGYN, from the coding sequence ATGGCTGTTAAAGGTTTGGGTCAATTGGATCAAGTTTATGATGGTTCTAACTTGAGAATTGGTATCGTTTACGCTCGTTGGAACAGAACAATTATCGATGCTTTGGTAGAAGGTGCCATTAAGAGACTTCAGTCCTTAGGTGTTAAGGAAGAAAACATTATTCTTGAATCCGTTCCAGGTTCTTTTGAACTACCATGGGGCGTTGAAAggtttgttcaaaaagaatttgaaaaaggtCATCGTTTAGATGCTGTTATCCCTATCGGTGTCTTGATCAAAGGCAGTACGATGCATTTTGAGTACATCTCAGACTCTACTACCAATGCTATTATGAGTCTTTCTAGTAAATTGAACACACCAGTCATTTTCGGTTTATTAACTTGCTTGACTGAAGAGCAAGCGTTGGCAAGGGCTGGAATCGATGAAGGAAAGACTATGCACAACCATGGTGAAGATTGGGGCGCTGCTGCCGTAGAAATGGCTGTAAAGTTTGGTTATAACTAG
- the PSF3 gene encoding DNA replication protein PSF3 (similar to uniprot|Q12146 Saccharomyces cerevisiae YOL146W PSF3 Subunit of the GINS complex (Sld5p Psf1p Psf2p Psf3p) which binds to DNA replication origins and facilitates assembly of the DNA replication machinery): protein MGYYDIDDILADGTRFPCRFNYDVPGLGYLEGNPGRPISKNAKLELPLWMVHLLAVVGAQSNEDSRVEEPLPFVELLPPDLFAPRVLNAIKSGATSLDLHSISPHFYTLAEKWATLFSDKELSQVLKDMLLERGQEINNHAISVSMFSNCNQTNDSAVFLQTLDEFEKTIYRDTNVNCKEMKKWLVLK from the coding sequence ATGGGATACTATGATATAGATGATATACTGGCTGATGGTACTAGATTTCCCTGTAGATTCAACTATGACGTTCCTGGGTTGGGTTATCTGGAGGGAAACCCAGGCAGACCAATATCGAAAAATGCAAAACTAGAGTTACCACTTTGGATGGTCCATCTTCTTGCTGTAGTGGGTGCGCAATCTAATGAAGATTCTAGAGTTGAAGAACCTCTTCCTTTTGTCGAATTGCTCCCGCCTGATTTATTCGCTCCAAGAGTACTAAACGCTATTAAATCTGGTGCTACTAGTCTCGATCTTCACTCAATTAGCCCTCATTTCTACACCCTGGCTGAGAAGTGGGCCACACTGTTCTCGGATAAAGAACTATCACAAGTCTTGAAAGATATGCTACTAGAAAGAGGTCAAGAGATCAATAACCACGCCATCAGTGTTAGTATGTTCTCAAACTGTAACCAAACTAATGATTCTGCTGTTTTCTTACAGACTTTGgacgaatttgaaaagacaatTTATAGAGATACAAATGTCAACTGtaaagagatgaaaaaatggtTGGTTTTGAAGTAA
- the CTR9 gene encoding Ctr9p (similar to uniprot|P89105 Saccharomyces cerevisiae YOL145C CTR9 Component of the Paf1p complex which is a large complex that binds to and modulates the activity of RNA polymerase II and is required for expression of a subset of genes including cyclin genes contains TPR repeats) codes for MDASTDYPLAQWPNSLDIPLRESEEVVSIDLKNDLPEDPQDLTTLLVEEQSDKEHWLTIAASYCNNGSVKEGVKLAEQALSHFSDKQTASIHTFLTWAYLRLARSSTGIVEERNKYLSLAETHVIEASKQDPTWIGNRLATVELYFQRGMYDRALEYTDIFIKSVQDEDKRSGSVNKPNIMFIIMRAKLMYIKKNYHGALRLFQELLLLNPTLVPDPRIGIGMCFWHLKDRSMAIAAWERSAAVSGKDSVAAILVLLGKFHNSLTSSTNDEMFKTSFTNAVLDLDTLYQERGPHPVLLALLQVYFYMNQKYDKVITIYEQKIMSRSAMISDQILSESSFWVGRAYYAQGDSRKAFHYFQEALKKNEGNLLAKIGLGQSQVKNNLVEESILTFENIYQSNESLQEINYILGLLYASKCFNTTVKVSSAELRKITDKAIQFLEKYVHLTKAKGNQIVINKAYLLLSELYEIKNNYKQSIDYLQKGIDQLHIQGEETPLEVLNNLGCFYFVTGEYEKAQNLFQEASAKVIVHDSKKVTLDYNTARALEHTDKAKSHDIYTAILTDHPKYISARIRDIHLKFINHPESNLKDEIKSVLTENESNGEVRAFYAWYLKKLGKPAEHEMSEHSKETLVKYDSHDLYALISLANLYVAIARDQKKSARNSKDANKSIESYLKATQLYQKVLQVDPMNIFAAQGLAIIFAENKRYGQSLEVLRKIRDSLDNQSVHINLGHCLSEMREYAKAIENYEIALNRFDNPKSKPLLLNLLGRCWYLRALKERSLEAVQKALGYVKRAYDLESAKVNGKMTSSYKFNLALLEFQVAEQMRRSSPKERTMADLEASIEGLQYGISLLKELLETKSIVIPSEQLEQRIQLGETTMKTALERSIEDQKAYELEISAKMENARKVLEEQRELEAQRDAQQKEEEKIKSEKLAEEYRKLQEEAQRLIQERTAQEEIVDDDNDNDDLPQEEDGSYKAPSKKGKKAKRKADSDSKSSKKKRRTAKKIVDEDDEDDDQLNGVQNGDSKRGKSRPLSKEFIEDSDEEADFTDDGEPADEAEAELALEPENSGSDNED; via the coding sequence ATGGACGCCTCTACTGATTATCCATTGGCGCAATGGCCAAACTCTTTGGATATTCCATTAAGAGAATCTGAAGAAGTGGTTTCTatagatttgaagaatgacTTACCGGAGGACCCACAAGATTTGACGACGTTACTTGTTGAAGAACAGTCTGATAAGGAGCATTGGTTGACTATTGCTGCATCTTATTGTAACAATGGAAGCGTGAAGGAAGGTGTAAAGCTTGCAGAGCAGGCTTTGTCTCACTTCTCTGACAAACAGACGGCTTCAATACATACTTTTTTGACCTGGGCTTACTTGCGCTTGGCCAGGTCTTCAACTGGTATTGTTGAGGAAAGAAATAAGTACTTATCCTTGGCAGAAACTCATGTCATTGAAGCTTCCAAGCAGGACCCTACTTGGATAGGAAACAGATTAGCCACTGTCGAACTATATTTTCAAAGAGGAATGTACGATAGAGCTCTCGAATATACTGATATTTTCATAAAATCTGttcaagatgaagacaAGAGAAGCGGAAGCGTGAACAAACCTAACATCATGTTTATTATAATGAGGGCGAAGTTAATgtatatcaaaaagaattacCATGGGGCTCTAAGGCTTTTCCAAgagcttcttcttttgaatccaaCTTTAGTTCCAGACCCAAGAATCGGTATCGGTATGTGTTTCTGGCATTTGAAGGATCGTTCTATGGCAATTGCTGCATGGGAACGAAGTGCTGCAGTTTCTGGCAAGGACTCAGTTGCCGCCATACTCGTTCTGTTAGGGAAATTCCACAACTCCTTGACTTCATCCACAAATGACGAAATGTTCAAGACTTCTTTTACAAATGCTGTATTAGATTTAGATACCTTGTACCAAGAAAGAGGTCCTCATCCTGTATTGCTTGCTCTGTTGCAAGTCTACTTTTACatgaatcaaaaatacGATAAAGTCATTACAATTTATGAACAGAAGATCATGTCTAGATCTGCTATGATTTCTGACCAAATCCTCTCTGAGTCATCATTCTGGGTAGGCAGAGCATATTATGCTCAAGGTGATTCCCGTAAAGCATTCCACTACTTCCAAGAAGcactgaagaaaaatgaGGGTAATTTATTGGCCAAGATTGGTCTAGGACAGTCTCAAGTTAAGAATAACTTGGTGGAAGAATCTATCTTaacatttgaaaacatttATCAAAGTAATGAATCCTTGCAGGAAATTAATTATATTCTAGGTCTTCTATATGCTTCGAAATGTTTCAACACCACCGTAAAGGTCAGCTCCGCAGAACTGAGGAAAATAACAGATAAAGCTATCCAGTTCTTAGAGAAATATGTACACTTGACCAAAGCAAAAGGTAATCAGATTGTGATTAACAAGGCCTATCTACTACTTTCAGAATTATACGAAATTAAAAACAACTACAagcaatcaattgattaCTTGCAAAAAGGGATTGACCAGCTGCACATTCAAGGAGAGGAAACACCTTTGGAGgttttgaacaatttaGGATGTTTCTATTTCGTCACTGGCGAATATGAAAAGGCTCAAAATCTTTTCCAAGAGGCATCAGCCAAAGTTATCGTGCATGACAGCAAGAAAGTCACCTTGGATTACAACACAGCTAGAGCACTCGAGCACACTGATAAAGCAAAATCACATGATATTTACACTGCTATTCTTACCGACCACCCAAAGTATATTAGTGCTAGGATTAGAGATATCCACCTCAAATTTATTAACCACCCAGAATCTAATTTGAAGGACGAAATAAAGTCTGTTTTGACAGAAAACGAATCAAATGGAGAAGTGCGTGCTTTCTATGCCTGGTACTTGAAAAAGTTAGGCAAACCAGCAGAACATGAAATGTCGGAACATAGCAAAGAAACTTTGGTAAAATATGACTCGCACGACTTGTATGCTTTAATTTCATTAGCAAATCTATATGTGGCAATTGCCAGAGATCAAAAGAAGTCAGCTCGTAATTCTAAAGATGCTAATAAGTCGATCGAATCTTACTTGAAGGCAACTCAACTTTATCAGAAAGTCCTCCAAGTTGATCCGATGAACATTTTTGCGGCTCAGGGTTTGGCAATAATATTTGCAGAAAATAAGAGGTACGGGCAATCACTTGAAGTTCTTAGAAAGATCAGAGATTCCTTAGATAACCAAAGTGTGCATATCAATCTCGGACACTGTTTATCAGAAATGCGTGAATATGCGAAAGCTATTGAGAACTACGAAATTGCCCTAAATAGATTTGATAATCCAAAGAGTAAGCCGTTACTGCTCAATCTCTTGGGTAGATGTTGGTATCTAAGAGCTCTCAAGGAAAGGTCTCTTGAAGCTGTTCAGAAAGCGCTTGGTTATGTCAAACGTGCGTATGATTTAGAATCTGCGAAAGTAAACGGTAAGATGACCAGTAGCTATAAGTTCAACCTTGCATTATTGGAATTCCAAGTTGCCGAGCAAATGAGAAGATCTAGTCCTAAAGAAAGAACCATGGCTGATCTTGAAGCCAGTATTGAGGGGTTGCAATACGGTATTTCATTATTAAAAGAACTTCTGGAAACTAAATCCATAGTAATTCCTTCAGAACAATTAGAGCAACGTATTCAACTAGGTGAGACCACCATGAAAACAGCACTAGAGCGCAGTATAGAAGACCAAAAGGCGTatgaattggaaatctcagccaaaatggaaaatgCTCGtaaagttttggaagaacaaCGTGAGCTTGAAGCTCAAAGGGACGCCCAAcagaaggaagaagaaaagatcaaaagTGAAAAACTGGCGGAGGAATACAGAAAATTGCAAGAAGAAGCACAAAGGTTGATCCAAGAACGTACCGCGCAAGAGGAGATTGTTGATGACGACAATGACAACGATGACCTACctcaagaagaagacggGTCTTATAAAGCACCATCTAAGAAAGGGAAGAAAGCAAAGAGAAAAGCAGACTCTGATAGtaaatcttcaaagaaaaagagaagaactGCCAAAAAAAtcgttgatgaagatgatgaggatgatgatcaattgaacGGAGTTCAAAATGGTGACTCTAAGAGAGGTAAGTCCAGAccactttcaaaagaattcattgaagatagtgatgaagaagccGACTTCACAGATGACGGTGAACCAGCAGATGAAGCTGAGGCTGAACTAGCTCTGGAACCTGAAAATTCTGGCAGTGATAATGAAGATTAA
- the SPT20 gene encoding Spt20p (weakly similar to uniprot|P50875 Saccharomyces cerevisiae YOL148C SPT20 Subunit of the SAGA transcriptional regulatory complex involved in maintaining the integrity of the complex) has product MSTGTGYPPSHAKTGDSRSIPSQQQMQVPVSGNMLQQQQRLMYQQRLKQQQQQQLHFEQQIYQLLTTLNRKPKRLYQFKEDPDDLLKKYEQFKPSFEFHIYENNFKICAPANSRLQQHQKTPQNSNDGLILNKNNEVLREFLEYVARGVIPEAIMEVLRDCNIQFYEGCLILQVYDHTNTVDVKQETPNPNQMPKKVPTQTDLQKRNSSSSSSGPGAAANSSVPATRVPVDGSSSVPAPVGVTPKPENVAANSLSNNGNTNTTNASTVPNSTNNAKKDKENSGKSFTTLKRPRMYRTLLRPNDLTHYYDMLSYADHTRFPDSMYQQLESEILTLTKRNLNLDTPLNPYTHKEYVSDEEFLEPVYEEEKQKWEFPYRELCIEPFTKGAIEHIELHEELPQHSSTYEQLMLILSEKTTTTTAATLAASLLKKAEANAARKAATNGKTSGSSVGVTSNSVAAAAAVGTGTNTDAQQFSRLKIIEHWRVEKERRKHQSVNSNIVPSAYDTRISMGNPMTQRRASQQHTDGQSMNQTSTAVANKRTGTEPEEKPKAKRGRKATKKAADGTAAPPKKRAMTKKKAAAAAAAAAAAAAAAAAAAAAAAAAGPPSAT; this is encoded by the coding sequence atgagcACAGGCACTGGATATCCTCCCAGTCATGCAAAAACAGGAGACTCTCGTTCTATTCCTTCACAGCAACAAATGCAGGTGCCAGTAAGTGGGAATATGCTGCAGCAACAGCAAAGATTGATGTACCAGCAGCGCttgaaacaacaacagcagcagcaattGCATTTTGAACAACAAATATACCAGTTGTTGACTACTTTGAATCGGAAACCAAAGAGGTTATATCAGTTTAAGGAGGATCCAGATGAccttttgaaaaaatatgaGCAATTCAAACCAAGTTTTGAGTTTCACATATATGAAAATAACTTTAAAATATGCGCTCCAGCAAATTCTCGTTTACAACAGCACCAAAAGACACCACAGAACTCCAATGATGGTTTaattttgaacaaaaacaatgaaGTTCTACGGGAATTTTTGGAGTACGTTGCAAGGGGTGTCATTCCTGAAGCTATAATGGAGGTACTAAGGGATTGCAATATTCAGTTCTATGAAGGATGTCtaattcttcaagtttACGACCATACTAATACTGTTGATGTCAAACAGGAAACTCCGAACCCAAACCAAATGCCGAAAAAAGTACCCACACAAACAGATTTACAGAAGCGAAATAGTAGTTCCTCATCCTCGGGACCAGGAGCTGCTGCAAATTCTTCTGTGCCAGCGACTCGTGTTCCAGTCGATGGGTCTTCTTCTGTACCCGCACCAGTCGGTGTAACGCCTAAACCAGAAAATGTAGCCGCTAATTCCCTCTCCAACAATGGTAACACTAATACAACCAATGCCTCAACTGTGCCAAATTCAACCAATAATGCTAAGAAGGATAAAGAAAATTCAGGAAAATCCTTCACAACTTTGAAAAGGCCAAGGATGTATAGAACTCTGCTCAGACCGAACGATTTGACACATTACTATGATATGCTTTCTTATGCAGACCATACAAGGTTCCCAGATTCGATGTACCAACAGCTTGAATCTGAAATACTAACTCTTACTAAAAGGAACCTCAATTTAGATACACCTTTGAATCCTTACACTCACAAAGAGTATGTCAGTGACGAAGAATTCCTAGAACCGGTTTACGAGGAAGAAAAGCAAAAGTGGGAATTTCCCTACAGAGAATTATGTATTGAACCGTTCACCAAAGGTGCTATAGAGCACATTGAGTTACATGAAGAGCTTCCACAACATAGTTCTACATATGAACAACTAATGTTAATTCTTAGTGAAAAAACTACTACCACAACTGCCGCTACCCTGGCAGCATCATTGCTGAAGAAAGCTGAAGCTAATGCTGCTCGAAAAGCTGCAACTAATGGTAAAACTTCTGGCTCCTCTGTAGGAGTAACATCCAACAGCGTTGCAGCTGCGGCCGCCGTTGGTACTGGAACAAACACAGACGCTCAACAGTTTAGTAGGCTAAAAATTATTGAGCATTGGAGAgtagaaaaggaaagaagaaaacatcaaaGTGTGAATTCGAACATCGTTCCAAGTGCATACGATACTCGTATTTCTATGGGTAACCCGATGACGCAGAGAAGAGCGTCACAACAGCATACTGATGGTCAGTCAATGAATCAAACGTCAACTGCCGTAGCGAACAAAAGAACTGGTACGGAACCTGAGGAAAAACCTAAGGCAAAGAGAGGGCGTAAGGCTACCAAAAAGGCTGCGGACGGAACCGCTGCGCCTCCGAAGAAAAGGGCGATGACAAAAAAGAaggctgctgctgctgctgctgctgctgctgctgctgctgctgctgctgctgctgctgctgctgctgctgctgctgctggACCGCCATCGGCTACATGA